The stretch of DNA CACCTGCGACTCACCCACCGCCACGCCGGTCGCGACTTCCGCCTGACCGATGTCGCCGGGGACGTCGTCCAGGGAATCATTGCGTAGCGGATAATGATCCCCCTGCGCGCGTCTCATACCGGTATTGGTTGAACAGCAGCAGCAAGCCGATGATCGGCAGGAAAACGTCCGACCAGAACATGATCCCTGCGTTTCCCGGTGCGAAATTGTGCGCCGTGACCATTTGGTAAACGTGTCCGCCGGCAGCGCCCCACAGAAAACAGGTCGGTCCCAAGACTGCCGCAGTCCGGAAACCGAGTTTCTGTCGAAACGCCAGTAGTCCCACGATTCCAAATCCCAGGCTGGCAAATCCGACTTCATACTGAAACGGGCTGTTCTTCCAGCCGATGAACGCAGCCGCCATGTCCGCAAAAAAGACGTGCATCACAAAGTTGTAGATAAAACTGACACCAATGCTGAATAGCAAAAAGTAGGAGAAAAACGCCTCGTTGACGACCGGGCTCTTGAGCGGCTTGGGCTGGATTGCCAGCACAATCAGCGAACAGATCAAACCGATGACCAGAAAGGTCAGCGTAAAATTCCCCAGGACGAATCCGATCAACTGGTCCATGACGAGCAGCCTCAATCAATGCTGGCTAGAAGCCGAAAAAGCGGTTCGCCTATGAAACGCGTGGCGGAACCTTGGAATGGCAACCATCGTAGTTCGCGGCAGTTGTGGTTTCAAATCAGAAACGTTTCACGCTGCGCTTGCTCGGAGGTAGATTTTCAGTGCCGGCAAAGTCACAATGCAGTCATGTGCCATCGATTCCAAGCCAAACTGCGATTAAAAGCTCTTGTGGAGGAGTTTGCCCTCACACAACAGGAGACCTTGCCGTTCCCAACGGGAGATCGCTTTCCGGGAAGCGATGTGGTGGCGATCCATTTGGATCCTGACCGGGAACGCCAGGTAAAACTCCTCAACTGGGGACTGCTGCCGCGCTGGTGGAAGCCCTCTGCTAAGTTTCACTCTCCGCAATCATTTCAACGCATGACGTTCAATAGTCGCAGTGAAACGATTCATGAGAAGCCCTCTTTTCGCGATGCGTTTAAGCAGCGGCGGGCTTTGATTCCGGTGACTGCTTTTTATGAAGGCGGACACTTCTTCGGCCTCAAAGATCATGAGTTGTTTGCCCTGGCGGGTCTGTGGGAATCTTGGCAACTCGGCGAAGACAAACTGGAAACCTGCACCGTGGTCACCACAGCAGCGAATCCGCTGGTCGAACAGTACCATCCGCGCAAACGAATGCCGGTGATACTCTCGGGAGAGGAATCCTACGCCCGCTGGCTCGATCCTGATGTGAAAGATCGCGGCCGGTTGGAGGATTTGTTTATCCCCTTCGAGGAACAACTGATGACGTGCGTCGCCGAGTCAGATACCGTCGCCTAAAAAGACCGGCATGCGGTCGCTACGGGTCATCACCTTGTAATAATGACTGGCCGGCTGCGTGAGCACATAAACGTGCGGAATGCCCAGCGCATCGTATACGAGGATTCCTCGAATGCCGCCGACCGTTTGGTACCAGACTCCTTTGTGCCAAACGTAGCTGGCCGGAATCTCGACCGGCTGCGGCTCTAACCAAGACCATCGGCCCGCTTCGAGGCTTTCGTTGTTGCAGCAACAATTCGTGGGCAACCGTGATTGTGCCCCCGGCCCCCAGGTCCAGACCCACAGTTGTCCGCCGGCCCAGACCGGTAGCACAGGCTGCCTGTCGCGCTGCAGAAACTGGACTTCACGATCGGCCTCTTCGCCCCGTTTCACGAGACGGCGTTGCAAACCATGCTTGCCAATCAGTTCGTCCGGAATCTCCCGCCATGATAATGCTACGCCGTCACACATGGTGTTCCTCAAAAGCACGTCTTGTCGCGGATGTCGCAAACGTCGTAGTTAAAAGCCTCGTCGTTGTAGATATCGGTGAGCGGCAATGTAGCGGCACTCCTCAGTGCGAAGCGGCCGAGCTTCTCGTTGGTTGCACGCTTCAGCTGCGCAATGCTGGAGTTGCCTTCGTCAGCCTCAAACAAACTGCGCTGTTCGGCCCCCCGATCACAAAGCCGTTCAGCGATCAGATCGATGTGTGTGACCGCCTGTCCTTGCAGCTCCAGGCAAGCCACAAGATGCAGACGATGAGCCGCCTCAAGCAGCTTGTCGAAGTCGCAGGTCGGAGATGCAAACCGCACCGACCGTGACCAATCTCCCGCTGTCTTGTACGAGAGCTTCATCACCAACTCGCCCACCAACACGCGGTGAAAGTCGAGTTCCTCAATCAGCCGTTCCGCATCGCGAACGGTCCAGGCCCACAACCGCTCCCTATCGGTCGATGGCCGTCCAATACTGCCTCCCCGCGCGATCGCCTTATGCTTTTTTCGCTCCGTTAAGATCGGAATCACCGCTTCTCCTTGAAGTTCCCACCACAAGGCTTCGCCTTTGATCGTGAGCAACTTGCGAATGAAATGCCGGTTGGCTTGCGTGAATTGCCAGCAAGTCCGGATGCCGTGTTGGTGCAGCTTGCGCGTGCTACGAGATCCGATGCCGCACAGTTCTTCGACCGGTTGTAGAT from Symmachiella dynata encodes:
- a CDS encoding DUF6790 family protein, with product MDQLIGFVLGNFTLTFLVIGLICSLIVLAIQPKPLKSPVVNEAFFSYFLLFSIGVSFIYNFVMHVFFADMAAAFIGWKNSPFQYEVGFASLGFGIVGLLAFRQKLGFRTAAVLGPTCFLWGAAGGHVYQMVTAHNFAPGNAGIMFWSDVFLPIIGLLLLFNQYRYETRAGGSLSATQ
- a CDS encoding SOS response-associated peptidase; this encodes MCHRFQAKLRLKALVEEFALTQQETLPFPTGDRFPGSDVVAIHLDPDRERQVKLLNWGLLPRWWKPSAKFHSPQSFQRMTFNSRSETIHEKPSFRDAFKQRRALIPVTAFYEGGHFFGLKDHELFALAGLWESWQLGEDKLETCTVVTTAANPLVEQYHPRKRMPVILSGEESYARWLDPDVKDRGRLEDLFIPFEEQLMTCVAESDTVA
- a CDS encoding DNA polymerase Y family protein — protein: MKTHELIGHVDSDCFYVSAERVRHEHLRHIPVGVLGNQGACVIAKSYELKARGVKTGMPIWDAAPLCPDAVFVKRDFRWYEVLSRKLLGVIRSVSPQVEYYSIDEMFFDASALREPAENLQQRILQEVGIPVSIGISRSRTLAKLMSDVRKPFGCCTITEKDAIENFIHLQPVEELCGIGSRSTRKLHQHGIRTCWQFTQANRHFIRKLLTIKGEALWWELQGEAVIPILTERKKHKAIARGGSIGRPSTDRERLWAWTVRDAERLIEELDFHRVLVGELVMKLSYKTAGDWSRSVRFASPTCDFDKLLEAAHRLHLVACLELQGQAVTHIDLIAERLCDRGAEQRSLFEADEGNSSIAQLKRATNEKLGRFALRSAATLPLTDIYNDEAFNYDVCDIRDKTCF